Sequence from the Nasonia vitripennis strain AsymCx chromosome 5, Nvit_psr_1.1, whole genome shotgun sequence genome:
TCGATAAGGGCAGTTCAGAAATGGCAAGCAGAATCGTCTGGACAACGCCCAAATCGAAAAACAACGGTACCACAAGTAGAACCACTACCAGTACCATGATGAAGGAGACCGTCACTGCTGCAGTTGAGGTCTTTCCGTCCAAGAGGATGAGCAGCGGTACGAAGGATGCTGGAGAGAAACAGAAGATTACGAGCAGCACGACGATTATGAATTTCGTGACTCCGGAAATCATCACAACGGGTAAGTTCGAACACTGCAATCAATCGGATACAATGTACTAATTACAATGTACTAATTACAATGTACGTTTATAGAAAATGCAAATATTATGCAAGAGATACCAATGGAACAACCCCACACGACACTGAAAACTCTACATGTGCAAACCCCGGAAAGCTCGAGTTCGGTACCCCAAGTGTCTCGAAGTATGGAGGCATCAGCCCTTTCGGCATTGTTGGTACCGGGCGGTCAGATTCCTCCCGTCGCCGTGTCGGGTAGTAACATCCGTCCACTCGGTCGTCCGACCATCACCAAAGTGCCGTCTCCTTACTTCGATCCAAACGGCGGTGAAGTTGACATCGAGCAGGACAAAGTGACGAACGAGAAGGTGGACAAGTTGCTGTCGAAGGAAGACAACCATCTGAGCGGCTCGTCCCTCGACGAGGCCGTCAAACTCATCGAGGATAGCGACTTCAACTGGTACTTCCAGCATTACAACGACACGGATCTGGAGCCTTACGTGGGAATCGTTTACGGAGGCAGTCTGGCGTCTTCGTCGGGATGCGTCTGGCGATTTACCATCCTGTGCATGCCGTCTTATTATCTGATTCGATACTTTTTTTGAGACTCGGCACTGAAGTTTTTGAGGATCAAGTGTGTTGAAGCTTTGTTGGTCGGTAGCTTGTAGACAAAGCAATTTGAAAAACTATAATAGAAAAGATTTGAAGCAACCTGGTGCGACTGCagtaacaataaattaaagaggctttaatatttatttccaAAGACGAATGAACCAAATGAATTCAATTAGCTGGATGTGAGTTGCAAAATTTTACTGATTATCCGGTCTCTCATCATTACATAATCAAACATTATAGATATCAGTCTATTAGAAACAGGCAAAAGTTTTGCAGTGAAATACTAGTTGTAGATTTTAGTATAAATCATTGATTGGTTGCAATTTTCACTGCAGGTATACATTTTTGTTAAAGTATTATCAGCTGTaatataaacttttaaaagtaagtatgttattgttttattaaCAAGTTTAGTGCACTGAttagaaaaaaacttttattaatagcATTATGttcttggaaaattcaaacACTAATAAATAGAAGTAATTATGAACTACAAAATTCTTACTGCACTATACACGttaatcaaattaagaagataaaaaatttaatagatgttttttttttcaagcggTTGCAAAATTCTAGTTGAGTATAGTATTTTATCAGTGTAAGATTTCACATCGTTATTTTAACGATGAAATTGCTTTGCATGTTTcattatattttgtaaaatataaaaatgctttctttctgaaaattattttaaatcaaGGGTCGAATTATCGATTCTCCCTTGTAAATGTgttaaataaaagaaaattataataaagaaACAAAGTGGCGATTTCAAAATACATATTAATCTCCTTTACTTATGTGAGCACAAAAAACCGTTTTACCGTTTAAAACAAGTCTTCTTCATTTtagtataatataatagtgaatATTAGTTTCGCAGAATACTTATTTCTACAGCGAAAATCTTCCAATATTTCCATCCAATAAATTGCTCGAAGATTAATCGTGCAGTAGGGTTTTTGCATTCAGGGATACACTGCATATAACACAGCTTTTAAAAAACAACGTTGATCTGTACAAATATTGTGACGAGACTTAATTCTATATCCACCTGGTTTGCACAGTCGAATTTATAGTTAGCAGTACTTAAAGGTGTGCAAATCAtgcgaaaaattgattttaaaaaatatgtcaCAACATTTCACTTCACTTTTTAGCTTTCTCCTTTTcgtctttcttctcttcttctttcttttcatcTTTCTTTAACTCTTTTTTATCAGTTTCTTTCTTCTCAGCATCTCGATTCGTCAATTTGTTATTAATCAAATTGTGGAGGGCAATGATGGACCTGACTAATGCAGCAAGATAAACAACCAGCATTTGATCATTTGTCTTGATATACAATGAGTCGACAAACGTACTCTGTGTCATGTCtggtaataaattaaatatgtcTTGTAGCTGATAGATGATCTGATGGTTTATTGGCAATTTTCCTTCACCTACCTATAAGTGCACAAAAAGTCGTTTTAATATAATACTTAGTGAATTTAAATGTAttcagattttaaaaactttttctattttcattaTACATACTTTTAAGAGGTAGCTTctaatttcttcaatttgtGCGTGAAGTCCTTTCAAGCCTAACAATTGATTTGTAATTCTTTGGCTTAAAGTACCCACGGTTGTATCCTTAATATCTCTCAGTAAGTGCTCTACACCtacttcttctgcttcttcagCACCAATTTCACTTGGGATGTGCTCAAACGTTTTTGAAGTTGGAGAACCATCCTATTTTTGtacaatcattaataaaaaaagtatcattcTAGATTTTCTTATCGGATAAATCTTTTTATGTCCAACACTCACATCATGAACTTCCTCTACTGCTTGGTAAGCTTCTGTTGGAAGACCGAGATCTTTGGGCTTAGCATCTATGATGATTAATACAGAGTTAGAGCAGTACCTTCTGATCAACTCATTGATTGCTACATCATTCTGGTGCAGCTTAGGCCCTGTGTGGTACCAACCGACTACCTTTTCACGTGCTGAAAATTGCAATTCATACGTATGTTATATACTAAAAAAGAAGTTGCATGAAAGTAATGAAGAACATTGTTCTCTTCTGaacaaaaaatcgatttcaaattatttttgtttactcTGTTGTTTAGATGTTATTGTAAACACAATAGCTCTCTACTGGGATCAATGCTATAAATAGCAATGTATGCAATGCATTGCCTTTGAACGATTCTTACCATTGACTTTTTTGAACATCGAAAACATGCTTTCCAAGTAATCGTGGTCAAGGAACCATACAGATTTGTCTTTGTCATCTTCATCGAAGGGCactgtaaaaaattcaaa
This genomic interval carries:
- the LOC100114199 gene encoding 26S proteasome non-ATPase regulatory subunit 7, which encodes MPSQEVVTTKVVVHPLVLLSVVDHFNRMGKIGNQKRVVGVLLGCWRAKGVLDVSNSFAVPFDEDDKDKSVWFLDHDYLESMFSMFKKVNAREKVVGWYHTGPKLHQNDVAINELIRRYCSNSVLIIIDAKPKDLGLPTEAYQAVEEVHDDGSPTSKTFEHIPSEIGAEEAEEVGVEHLLRDIKDTTVGTLSQRITNQLLGLKGLHAQIEEIRSYLLKVGEGKLPINHQIIYQLQDIFNLLPDMTQSTFVDSLYIKTNDQMLVVYLAALVRSIIALHNLINNKLTNRDAEKKETDKKELKKDEKKEEEKKDEKEKAKK